The genomic stretch CAGTTCGGTGTTCAGTGCTTTCAGACGGGGATAAATCTCTTGAAAAGCAATAAATTCTGTCGTGCAAACCGGTGTAAAGTCAGCCGGATGGGAGAACAAGACCAGCCAGGATCCTTTGTAATCTTCCAATTTTACAGGACCATGGGTAGTAGGTGCCTCAAACTGGGGAGCAGGATCTCCGATACGAGGCAAACTTGGTGCGGTTTGAACCGTTTCAAGAGTTTGACCGGACATCGATATTCCTCCTTTTCCTATTAAACAACTATGTTTTATGTTCTATACCTTCATTGTAGTAAAAAGAGGTCAAAAAAACAAGAGCTTTTTTTAAATTTTTATTCCTTCATCAAGTCTGCGAACCGCACAAAAAGACAGGCATTATTATAAAATTTTGAAAGGAACTAGCTCCCTTAATGATGGCATCTCTCCCTTCTGTGCATAGAATGTAGTGTCAAGGCCTATCAAGGCCTAAATGAAGTCTTGCAATATAAGCCAATCTTACTCAAACCGGGGGAATGGGCTCCCGGTCTTTCATTCGACCTTAGAAAGCAGAGAGCAAAGAAAAACAACTCACGCGTCAAACCCTTAAACATACAATAAATCAAACATGCCAAAAAGGTGATTCGGGTGATTCCAGTGACACATATCAATAATATATTTGGAATCAGAATCAACAACGTTTCCAGCAACGGTTCGGTCAACTTCGGCAATGTTATCCATAAGGGGCACTCGGCCAACGCCAAAGCAGTCGGCGGGCAAAGGGTTATCGGGGATGCTGTGAATGGGCCGGCCACCAACTTTGATAAAAATCTGGTCAAAGATCCTGACCTGATTGATCAGCCTCAAAAACAATTGTAAACCTAGGAACGGAGAAGCTTGAGGGAAGGACTGTCGCTGATGAACATCAGGATTACGAATATCAGAGTGAATGCGATCACGAATATTGGCTCACTTAACATTGGCAAAACGATTATTTGCCAAAACCGGGCCACTGCCACCGCCTATTATCGACAGTTTGAGACACGCGCGGATGAAGAGGTGCCTCTGGGGGAAGTGCCTGACCCCGGACAGGTGGCAGCCCCGCTTCCGGCAGCAGATGATGAAGATCTATCCCCTGGGCCAACATCCGAATCGGATGGGTTGCCTTAATACGCTGTCCTATTGTATCCAGCACAAGGAGGGATAAAGAGTTGTTCACCCATTTTAACCGCATCTGCTTTATAAGCGTTCACAATGTATCCTTTAATGGAACCGTCAACTTTGGTAATGCTATTTTTAAAGGATTTAGCGCAAATGGGCAATCGGTTGGAGGACAAGAAGTTTTTGGTAACGCTTTTAACAGACCTGTCACAAAATTTGATTTAAATGTGGTCAAGGATCCTGATCTTGTTGATCAGCCTCAAGTCCAACTATAGATAAAATCCCACACCTGGTGGGATTTTTTAGGACTTGTATAAAGTAAAATAGCCGTATATTAAATGTCTTGAATGTTAACAGCTGTTCCCTCTCCTTTTAACTTAGGGAACAGCTGTACTTTCAAAATTCCCCGTTGATACTGGGCATTCACTCTTTTAGTATTGACCAATGCAGGAAGTGGAATTGTTTTTTCGAAACTGCCTGAAAAGATCTGGTTCTGGACCGTCTCCATGTGCTCATAACCCAGATCAATTTTCCCTTTTATAAAGAGTTCCTGTTCCCGGACATTTAATTTGATTTGAGAGAGATCCCGCACATAGGGAATGTTGATTAACACTATAACCTCAGAAGCATTACGGTAAATATTATGTCTAGGCTCAGTACTTTGCAGATTTAAATCAGGCACAAAATCGGTAAAAAAATCCCTGCCCAGCAACCTTTGTGCGTAGGCCTTCCATTGATTGAGATCCAGGTCATTCGATACCATCGCCATGAACCCTCCACATATGGTGTTCATATCTTATCATATGAACCCGTATGCAATTGGTGAGTGAGAGGTGGAAGGTAAACACATGAAGCTGGAAAATTGTATCCGCTGTGGACGCAAGCCGGATGAGAAAGATAAGTATTGCACTTATTGTGGAGCTCCCTTACAAAACAAATGTACCAATGACGGAGGTCCTCTGGGGGATCCCTGCAACAAGGTCAATCATCCCCAGGCTGCGTTTTGCGCCCAGTGTGGCTCTCCTACTGTATTTAAAAAAACAGGGTTGATTATGTCTCCCTATGAGGAAGGCACAAAGATAGAAATTGATGACTTAGATGAGCTGAAACATTTTTCTCACCGCTTCTTCAAAGACGCTTGACACATAACTATTCTATCCATCATCATGAGCCACAAAAAAAGACCTCCTGGGAAAAGGTCTTTTCAAGTATTAAAACGGTGAGCTAACAAGGGGCTACGTGTTAATCCTTATCAGTATGGTTTATCATAAGGGCCCTTAAAACGGACTCCCCAAAACGGTGCTGTGCCTACAATCGTTAAACCCATTATTGCTATTAAGGGGACAATAATTCGGCCACCAAAAAGCCATATTTCGGTTCCCCGTTGCAGAGTATTATCCGCTAGGGCATACTGAACCGTAACCTGTTCATCCTCCTGATTAACCGGCCTCCCAACAGGAATGAGGTGAACGCTGGATGGCGTCACCCAACATATACGCCCCGTCAATACCCGACCGTCTCGAGTCCATATCCTTACCGTTCTTCCGATGCAGGAGCAACACAACCGATACAGAGTGCACGGCACAATTGATCCTCCTCACAAAACCTTATTTTATTCACTTATGTCATATATCTTATGACACTTATTCACCATGGGATTGTACACATGCATATAATGACGAAATTAGTTCAAATTTAGCCTAGCTACATCGACATTCGTCTGTGTCTAAGGCTTACTATATAGATATGTCAGGGGAATTCATATGGACGAGGCACCTGCCTTGCACGTTCATAATTGGTCAAATGGCTTAATCATGTGCAACCCCCCACCTATTTTGTCATACGCTATAGTATGAGCCTGATGGTATAAGCTGGCCTCTGTCACATGGCTGTGGCTAACACTATCCGTTGAGGTGGTCCACATGTACGTTTATTTACCCCCGGAATATATCCAACACCTGGAAGAACGCCTTCATAAACTAGAGAAAGACAATGAGGAATTGAAACAAAAGCTGGAAAATATCAAGCCGGTCCATATTGAAAACATCAATTACAAGATTCAAGAATTGGTGGTCCAGGAACTGAGCGGAACACTCAATATTGGCCTTACGGCAGAAGCGG from Caldalkalibacillus thermarum encodes the following:
- a CDS encoding spore germination protein → MTHINNIFGIRINNVSSNGSVNFGNVIHKGHSANAKAVGGQRVIGDAVNGPATNFDKNLVKDPDLIDQPQKQL
- a CDS encoding spore germination protein, which gives rise to MFTHFNRICFISVHNVSFNGTVNFGNAIFKGFSANGQSVGGQEVFGNAFNRPVTKFDLNVVKDPDLVDQPQVQL
- a CDS encoding Hsp20/alpha crystallin family protein yields the protein MVSNDLDLNQWKAYAQRLLGRDFFTDFVPDLNLQSTEPRHNIYRNASEVIVLINIPYVRDLSQIKLNVREQELFIKGKIDLGYEHMETVQNQIFSGSFEKTIPLPALVNTKRVNAQYQRGILKVQLFPKLKGEGTAVNIQDI
- a CDS encoding zinc ribbon domain-containing protein, whose product is MKLENCIRCGRKPDEKDKYCTYCGAPLQNKCTNDGGPLGDPCNKVNHPQAAFCAQCGSPTVFKKTGLIMSPYEEGTKIEIDDLDELKHFSHRFFKDA
- the gerPC gene encoding spore germination protein GerPC yields the protein MYVYLPPEYIQHLEERLHKLEKDNEELKQKLENIKPVHIENINYKIQELVVQELSGTLNIGLTAEADAEEVQKWFNGDGKEGVQINDLEENQSQAANNKQTE